The genomic window AGTCGAAAAAGACCCTCTGTGATTTTTCGAGGTCGAGAAGTATTCTTTTCCTGAGATCTTCACCCACACTCACAAGTGTTATCAGAAAATCCGCTTCTTCGGGATGAGAAGCAGAGTACTCCAGTTTCTTTTCTATCCATCGTTCCATGAAATCGAAGATGTCTCTATTTCTGTTCTCCCTGAGAAAATTCTTGAATTCCCTCTGCAGTTTCTCTACAACATACCTGTATGCCTGGTAGTACAGTTCTTCTTTGTTCTTGAAATAGTGAAAGATCAATCCCTTGGCTACTCCGGCCTTCTCCGCTATTTCGTCTGTTGTGGCTCGATCGTAACCTTTTTTTCCAAAAACCTCGATCGCCGCTTTCAATATCGCATCTTTCTTCGACAACACGATCCCTCCATTACACAAGAATGTCTTTCTTTGAAAACAGAACGATCGAACTGATCAGAAGAGCTATGTTCACAAGTACAAAGAAAAGACCGGAGAACGTCGGAAAACCGTGCCTTATGACAGTGGAGGGATCTGCGTAGGAAAACGGAGTGAAATACTTCAAAAACTCCGCTTTGTCCGTGATCTTCGATATCATGTTCAAAATGTACAGAACGAACACAGTACCGAGCCCAAGAGAGAGTGCTCCGTCTGATTTTGTGGTACCCACAAAGAAAGATATGTTCATCGATGTGAAGTGGAGACAAACCTGACTAAAAGCGAAGGCAACAAACTTTTCCACTTCAACCGGGCTTGAACTGTAGATATTTGCGAACACGAACAGACTGCTGAACAAGAGCGCATCGAACACGAGGACGTGTGTCAAAGATGAAAAAAACTTCGAGATCACAACTTCAAGCCTCGAAACAGGTTTCGACAAGAGAAACTCAACGGTCTTTTCGTTTTCTTCTCTCGAAATACTCCTCACACCTACCAAAGAAGCGAAAACTCCTCCAACGAGTGTTACGTAGATACTGGACACCATGGCGAGGTAGTTCATGATGTTGGAAAAGTCCATGTCTTCTAACCCAAAGAGTTTCACAAACGCTTTTGGCATTACCTTCATCCACTTTGTTATGAACTCTGTCTCCTTTACCATACTCGGATAGAACGCGGCGTACATGAGCTGAAGGAGAATGAGAACGACCGTCCAAGCGATCGTGCTCTTTATGTACCTCTTCATATCCCATTTGAATATGTTCATTTTTCTCCCTCCCGATAGTAGGACATGAATATCTCTTCAAGAGAAGGTTCCTCCACCCAGAAATCGGACAGTTTCAAGCTACGAAGAATTTCAATGAGTCTTTCAACACTTCCTGAGAAGAGGAACTCTGCTGTGCCGTTTTCAAACTTCAGTCGATTCACTTCAGCCAGATCTTTCAGCTTTTCCAGATTTTCTCCTTTGACCCGGACCACCTTGTACCTTTCCCCTTTGAGATTCTCCACCTTTTCTACCCTGATGATTCTTCCATCCTTTATCATCGCCACACGATCACACAGCTTTTCCACCTCGCTCAGTATGTGAGAAGAGAAAAACACGGTCGTTCCTTTTTCTTTCTCTTTTTTCAGAATTTCAAAGAAGGTGTTTTGAACGATAGGATCGAGTCCATTCGTGGGCTCATCCAGGATAAGAAGTTTTGGCCTGTGCATCAAAGACTGAACGATAGCCACTTTCTTTTTGTTTCCCATGGAGAGTTCCTTGATACGTTTTTTCATGTCGAGCGAGAAAACACCACAGAGCTCCTTCACATGATCCCAGTCTACCCTTTCGTAGAAACTGGCAGAGTACCTGAGAAATTCCTCCACCGTCACTTCCGGATAAAAGCTCACCTCTCCTGGAATGTAACCGATGTTCTTTCTTATTTCTTTTCCTTCTCTCAGAACGTCTCTTCCGAAAACCTCTGCCAGACCAGAATCCGGAAAGATCAAACCAAGAAGAAGCCTTATGGTGGTTGTCTTCCCGGCACC from Thermotoga sp. Mc24 includes these protein-coding regions:
- a CDS encoding TetR/AcrR family transcriptional regulator, which encodes MLSKKDAILKAAIEVFGKKGYDRATTDEIAEKAGVAKGLIFHYFKNKEELYYQAYRYVVEKLQREFKNFLRENRNRDIFDFMERWIEKKLEYSASHPEEADFLITLVSVGEDLRKRILLDLEKSQRVFFDFVREKLKDLDLAEDVTEEIALKFLMWFFSGFEEVYLRTYQGKPELLKKDMNVLVEEVKVMLRILKRGMTK
- a CDS encoding ABC transporter permease subunit; translation: MNIFKWDMKRYIKSTIAWTVVLILLQLMYAAFYPSMVKETEFITKWMKVMPKAFVKLFGLEDMDFSNIMNYLAMVSSIYVTLVGGVFASLVGVRSISREENEKTVEFLLSKPVSRLEVVISKFFSSLTHVLVFDALLFSSLFVFANIYSSSPVEVEKFVAFAFSQVCLHFTSMNISFFVGTTKSDGALSLGLGTVFVLYILNMISKITDKAEFLKYFTPFSYADPSTVIRHGFPTFSGLFFVLVNIALLISSIVLFSKKDILV
- a CDS encoding ABC transporter ATP-binding protein, with amino-acid sequence MSVIEVRDLTKYYGKSRGVEGVTFSVEEGEIFGFIGPNGAGKTTTIRLLLGLIFPDSGLAEVFGRDVLREGKEIRKNIGYIPGEVSFYPEVTVEEFLRYSASFYERVDWDHVKELCGVFSLDMKKRIKELSMGNKKKVAIVQSLMHRPKLLILDEPTNGLDPIVQNTFFEILKKEKEKGTTVFFSSHILSEVEKLCDRVAMIKDGRIIRVEKVENLKGERYKVVRVKGENLEKLKDLAEVNRLKFENGTAEFLFSGSVERLIEILRSLKLSDFWVEEPSLEEIFMSYYREGEK